From Neomonachus schauinslandi chromosome 12, ASM220157v2, whole genome shotgun sequence, the proteins below share one genomic window:
- the LOC110589046 gene encoding L-lactate dehydrogenase B chain-like isoform X1, whose protein sequence is MATLEEKLIAPVAEEEATVPNNKITVVGVGQVGMACAISILGKSLADELALVDVLEDKLKGEMMDLQHGSLFLQTPKIVADKDYSVTANSKIVVVTAGVHQQEGESRLNLVQRNVNVFKFIIPQIVKYSPDCILIVVSNPVDILTYVTWKLSGLPKHRVIGSGCNLDSARFHYLMAEKLGIHPSSCHGWILGEHGDSSVAVWSGVNVAGVSLQELNPEMGTDNDSENWKEVHKVVVESAYEVIKLKGYTNWAIGLSVADLIESMLKNLSRIHPVSTMVKGMYGIENEVFLSLPCILNARGLTSVINQKLKDDEVAQLKKSADTLWDIQKDLKDL, encoded by the coding sequence ATGGCAACTCTTGAGGAAAAACTGATTGCACCAGTTGCAGAAGAAGAGGCAACCGTCCCAAACAATAAGATCACTGTAGTGGGTGTTGGACAAGTTGGTATGGCATGTGCCATCAGCATTCTGGGAAAGTCTCTGGCTGATGAACTTGCCCTTGTGGATGTTTTAGAAGATAAACTCAAAGGAGAAATGATGGATCTGCAACATGGGAGCTTATTTCTTCAGACACCTAAAATTGTGGCAGATAAAGATTACTCTGTGACTGCCAATTCTAAGATTGTGGTGGTGACTGCGGGAGTCCaccagcaggaaggagagagccGGCTCAATCTGGTGCAGAGGAATGTTAATGTCTTCAAATTCATTATTCCGCAGATAGTCAAGTACAGTCCTGATTGTATCCTAATTGTGGTTTCCAACCCAGTGGATATTCTCACATATGTTACCTGGAAACTAAGTGGACTACCCAAGCACCGTGTAATTGGAAGTGGGTGTAATCTGGATTCTGCTAGATTTCACTATCTTATGGCTGAAAAACTTGGCATTCATCCCAGTAGCTGCCATGGATGGATTTTGGGAGAACATGGTGATTCAAGTGTGGCTGTGTGGAGTGGAGTGAATGTGGCAGGTGTTTCTCTTCAGGAACTGAATCCAGAAATGGGAACAGACAACGACAGTGAAAATTGGAAGGAAGTGCATAAGGTGGTGGTGGAAAGTGCCTACGAAGTCATCAAGCTAAAAGGATATACCAACTGGGCTATTGGATTAAGTGTGGCTGATCTCATTGAATCCATGTTGAAAAATCTATCCAGGATTCATCCAGTGTCAACAATGGTGAAGGGGATGTATGGCATTGAGAACGAAGTCTTCCTGAGCCTTCCATGTATCCTGAACGCTCGGGGCTTAACCAGTGTGATCAACCAGAAGCTGAAGGATGATGAGGTTGCCCAGCTCAAGAAAAGTGCAGATACCTTGTGGGACATCCAGAAAGACCTAAAAGATCTGTGA
- the LOC110589046 gene encoding L-lactate dehydrogenase B chain-like isoform X2 yields MATLEEKLIAPVAEEEATVPNNKITVVGVGQVGMACAISILGKSLADELALVDVLEDKLKGEMMDLQHGSLFLQTPKIVADKVDILTYVTWKLSGLPKHRVIGSGCNLDSARFHYLMAEKLGIHPSSCHGWILGEHGDSSVAVWSGVNVAGVSLQELNPEMGTDNDSENWKEVHKVVVESAYEVIKLKGYTNWAIGLSVADLIESMLKNLSRIHPVSTMVKGMYGIENEVFLSLPCILNARGLTSVINQKLKDDEVAQLKKSADTLWDIQKDLKDL; encoded by the exons ATGGCAACTCTTGAGGAAAAACTGATTGCACCAGTTGCAGAAGAAGAGGCAACCGTCCCAAACAATAAGATCACTGTAGTGGGTGTTGGACAAGTTGGTATGGCATGTGCCATCAGCATTCTGGGAAAGTCTCTGGCTGATGAACTTGCCCTTGTGGATGTTTTAGAAGATAAACTCAAAGGAGAAATGATGGATCTGCAACATGGGAGCTTATTTCTTCAGACACCTAAAATTGTGGCAGATAA AGTGGATATTCTCACATATGTTACCTGGAAACTAAGTGGACTACCCAAGCACCGTGTAATTGGAAGTGGGTGTAATCTGGATTCTGCTAGATTTCACTATCTTATGGCTGAAAAACTTGGCATTCATCCCAGTAGCTGCCATGGATGGATTTTGGGAGAACATGGTGATTCAAGTGTGGCTGTGTGGAGTGGAGTGAATGTGGCAGGTGTTTCTCTTCAGGAACTGAATCCAGAAATGGGAACAGACAACGACAGTGAAAATTGGAAGGAAGTGCATAAGGTGGTGGTGGAAAGTGCCTACGAAGTCATCAAGCTAAAAGGATATACCAACTGGGCTATTGGATTAAGTGTGGCTGATCTCATTGAATCCATGTTGAAAAATCTATCCAGGATTCATCCAGTGTCAACAATGGTGAAGGGGATGTATGGCATTGAGAACGAAGTCTTCCTGAGCCTTCCATGTATCCTGAACGCTCGGGGCTTAACCAGTGTGATCAACCAGAAGCTGAAGGATGATGAGGTTGCCCAGCTCAAGAAAAGTGCAGATACCTTGTGGGACATCCAGAAAGACCTAAAAGATCTGTGA